The proteins below come from a single Staphylococcus sp. MI 10-1553 genomic window:
- a CDS encoding SDR family NAD(P)-dependent oxidoreductase, giving the protein MKVLITGGAGFIGSHVAEHFIKQQHDVYVVDNLSSGYRANIPFIDDDHFFHTDIRNYDEIESIIQTHQFDIIIHLAAVVSVVDTVENPEESNDVNISALVHLLELCRKHLSHLKKFIFASSAAVYGNETTLPKSINSHIQPESPYAIQKYSSEQYVKLYHTLYHLPTTSLRFFNVYGPKQDPQSQYSGVLSIMKNCFDHDKTFTFFGDGEQTRDFVYVKDIVQAVQVVLKQQASDGQVYNVGTSQPTSLLAIYKTFVSLYQKEIPVAFADPRDGDVKHSYADIEPLKQLGFLNRYTLQEGLDEYLKFEMNH; this is encoded by the coding sequence ATGAAAGTATTGATTACGGGTGGTGCTGGATTTATCGGTTCACATGTTGCAGAACACTTTATCAAACAGCAACACGATGTATACGTAGTTGACAATTTGAGTAGTGGTTATAGAGCAAACATTCCGTTTATTGATGATGACCATTTCTTCCACACCGATATTAGAAATTACGATGAAATTGAAAGCATTATTCAAACACATCAATTTGATATCATTATACATTTAGCAGCGGTAGTTAGCGTCGTGGATACTGTAGAAAATCCTGAAGAATCAAATGATGTCAACATTTCAGCGCTTGTCCACTTACTTGAATTATGTCGAAAACACCTCAGCCACCTTAAAAAATTTATATTTGCTTCATCAGCAGCAGTTTATGGTAACGAGACGACTTTGCCTAAAAGTATTAATAGTCACATTCAACCCGAGTCACCTTATGCAATTCAAAAGTATAGTAGTGAACAGTATGTGAAACTGTATCATACGTTATATCACTTGCCAACAACATCCCTGCGTTTTTTTAATGTGTATGGACCGAAACAAGATCCACAATCACAGTATTCAGGTGTGTTGTCTATCATGAAAAACTGTTTTGATCATGACAAAACGTTTACTTTCTTTGGAGATGGAGAACAAACAAGGGATTTTGTATATGTTAAAGATATAGTGCAAGCCGTTCAAGTCGTTTTAAAACAGCAAGCTTCTGATGGACAAGTATACAACGTCGGAACATCTCAGCCAACATCATTATTAGCCATATATAAAACTTTTGTTAGTTTATATCAAAAGGAGATACCGGTTGCATTTGCTGACCCTAGAGATGGAGATGTTAAACATTCGTATGCTGATATTGAACCATTGAAGCAATTAGGGTTCTTAAACCGTTACACCCTACAAGAAGGTCTTGATGAATACTTAAAGTTTGAAATGAATCATTAG
- the nikB gene encoding nickel ABC transporter permease, with protein MQIKRFVGSIVKMIIVLWVLSTLTFILMKSTPGDPVNQILHVGESNISQSTIEATRAQYGLDDAWFVQYFRWIRQIVQFDFGTSYQTGRPVLQEIVFYAPPTITIAIFTIIVVMVTALPLGVVAARHPNGKLDRTIRAVTSVTVSIPSFFLGMILLHIFALHFKILPVSGYGSPAQWVLPVIAMSIGMSAYYVRLMRANVMDLYRSREVAASRLRGLSERYIFVTDILKPALVPVVTILGLSIGSLIGGTVVIENVFGIPGIGQFLVDSIRARDYPVIQGIVLMLGIIVVLSNLVSDAIVLFLDPKQRYLKSGDGDVHTQTSTYEVSQ; from the coding sequence ATGCAAATTAAGCGTTTCGTGGGCTCAATCGTAAAAATGATCATCGTCCTATGGGTGCTGTCGACCCTTACATTCATTTTAATGAAAAGTACACCGGGTGACCCAGTCAATCAAATTTTGCATGTCGGGGAATCCAATATTTCACAATCGACTATAGAGGCAACACGTGCACAATATGGTTTAGATGATGCGTGGTTTGTTCAATATTTTCGTTGGATAAGACAAATTGTACAGTTCGATTTTGGGACAAGTTATCAAACAGGGCGTCCTGTCCTTCAAGAAATTGTCTTTTATGCACCGCCAACTATCACGATTGCGATTTTCACAATAATCGTGGTGATGGTGACTGCGCTCCCTTTAGGGGTTGTCGCAGCACGTCATCCGAACGGTAAACTTGATCGGACAATACGCGCCGTAACATCGGTGACAGTGAGTATTCCGTCGTTCTTTTTAGGGATGATTTTACTACACATTTTTGCGTTACATTTTAAAATTTTACCCGTGTCAGGTTACGGTTCGCCTGCACAATGGGTGTTACCGGTCATTGCGATGAGCATCGGAATGAGTGCGTATTACGTGCGTTTAATGCGTGCAAATGTGATGGATCTATATCGTAGTCGTGAAGTGGCAGCATCACGTTTAAGAGGTTTATCGGAGCGCTATATTTTTGTGACTGACATTTTAAAACCTGCACTCGTCCCTGTTGTAACCATTTTAGGACTTTCTATTGGGAGCTTAATCGGTGGTACAGTCGTCATTGAAAATGTATTTGGTATTCCTGGGATTGGGCAGTTTTTAGTCGACAGTATTCGTGCGAGAGATTATCCAGTCATTCAAGGGATTGTGCTCATGTTAGGCATTATCGTTGTGCTGTCTAATTTGGTGAGTGATGCGATTGTTCTCTTTTTAGATCCGAAACAGCGCTACTTGAAGTCCGGCGATGGTGATGTACACACGCAAACGTCAACATACGAGGTGTCGCAATGA
- a CDS encoding class I SAM-dependent methyltransferase, which produces MEFMDVFEKWAERYDETVFNTGNDNEYEDVFDGYTTMLESVVALSSGRVLEIGAGTGNLTQRLIHQGLNVTAIDPSEDMRTIANQKEGLHVLNGHFLDVPTDAYFDTIVSTFAFHHLNHDSKREALTYLKSFLTEVGQVILVDTLFESEADKARMIEKYRDKGYVNLVEDLETEYYPFKDELDLIVESVGGKAEFERLNTFAWRVRVTF; this is translated from the coding sequence ATGGAGTTTATGGACGTGTTTGAAAAATGGGCAGAGCGTTATGATGAAACGGTATTTAATACTGGCAATGATAATGAGTATGAAGATGTGTTTGACGGCTACACAACTATGTTAGAGAGTGTGGTTGCATTGTCGTCGGGGCGTGTACTTGAGATTGGTGCCGGGACAGGTAATTTAACACAGCGCCTTATCCACCAAGGCCTGAATGTCACAGCCATTGATCCTTCTGAAGATATGCGGACGATTGCCAATCAAAAAGAAGGTTTACACGTGTTGAATGGTCACTTTTTAGATGTTCCTACTGACGCATACTTTGATACAATAGTGTCTACATTTGCCTTTCATCACTTAAATCATGACAGTAAACGAGAGGCACTGACTTATTTGAAATCATTTTTAACTGAAGTCGGTCAAGTGATTCTCGTTGATACGCTGTTTGAGTCTGAGGCGGATAAAGCACGTATGATTGAGAAGTATCGTGATAAGGGGTATGTGAATTTAGTTGAGGATTTAGAGACGGAATACTATCCTTTTAAAGATGAACTCGATTTAATTGTTGAGTCAGTGGGTGGCAAAGCTGAATTTGAGCGATTGAATACATTTGCATGGCGTGTTCGCGTCACGTTTTAG
- the nikA gene encoding nickel ABC transporter substrate-binding protein, translating to MRLKYSLAVLTTTSLLLASCGTGSGDRNADEKVLDIEIPLKTTSIAPYETDVSVRAGALESLFKVSKEGEVQPWLAKDFKQVSPEKLELTVKDHVTFQNGEKLTGQKVKESLEQALKKSDFVKSTLPIKSIEADGQKVTITTKEAYPELASELANPYVAIFDADAKTDIDAKPVGTGPYQIKNYQRSQKITLNRNDQYWHGKPKLDGVTVTYQEDGNARVSHLQSGEADLITDVPVNRVKQLEDKGDTKVSHVSGYRTQMMIYNMDSDKMTHDVREAMDKIIDRQALAKDVSNGYAKPATGPFNDDLDFIDNHKVKNQDIEGAKKLMEDAGYNDAHPLKIQLATYEGRPELPKMAQVIQSDAKKAHIDIEIRNVDDIEGYLEDRSQWDATMYSFGTIPRGDTGYFFNQAFHEDGSSNKGAYKNKEVTEMIDTLNHTVDKAQRESLSNDIIDKAAQDIPASYITYNDTVDGMNKDITHFKATPEGIYLVDDKVDIQDAN from the coding sequence ATGAGATTGAAATATTCACTCGCTGTTTTAACAACGACATCACTATTGTTGGCAAGTTGTGGTACAGGATCGGGGGATCGCAATGCTGACGAAAAGGTGTTAGATATTGAGATACCTTTGAAAACGACATCGATTGCTCCGTATGAGACAGATGTCTCTGTTAGAGCGGGCGCACTAGAGTCTTTATTCAAAGTATCCAAAGAGGGAGAAGTACAGCCTTGGTTGGCTAAAGATTTTAAACAGGTCTCTCCTGAAAAATTGGAATTAACGGTTAAAGATCATGTGACGTTCCAAAATGGTGAAAAATTAACAGGACAAAAAGTGAAAGAAAGTTTAGAACAAGCATTGAAAAAGAGCGATTTTGTAAAATCAACGTTACCGATTAAATCTATTGAAGCGGATGGTCAAAAAGTAACGATTACAACGAAAGAGGCTTACCCAGAGCTCGCTTCTGAATTGGCCAATCCGTATGTTGCTATTTTCGATGCGGATGCAAAAACAGATATTGATGCGAAGCCAGTCGGTACAGGTCCATATCAAATTAAAAATTACCAACGTTCTCAAAAGATTACGCTCAATCGCAATGATCAATACTGGCACGGTAAACCTAAACTTGACGGTGTGACTGTGACTTATCAAGAAGACGGTAATGCGCGTGTAAGTCATTTACAATCTGGTGAAGCGGATTTAATTACGGACGTGCCTGTCAATCGAGTGAAACAACTTGAGGATAAAGGTGATACAAAAGTGTCACATGTTTCCGGTTACCGTACGCAAATGATGATTTACAACATGGATAGTGACAAAATGACGCATGATGTTCGTGAAGCAATGGATAAAATTATTGATCGTCAAGCGCTGGCGAAAGATGTGTCAAATGGTTATGCGAAACCTGCAACGGGCCCATTTAATGATGATTTAGACTTTATTGATAATCATAAAGTGAAAAATCAAGATATTGAAGGTGCGAAAAAGTTAATGGAAGATGCGGGTTATAATGATGCGCATCCACTCAAAATTCAACTCGCGACATACGAAGGCCGTCCAGAACTTCCTAAAATGGCACAAGTGATTCAATCTGATGCGAAAAAAGCACATATTGATATTGAAATCCGCAATGTTGATGATATTGAAGGCTACTTAGAAGATCGCTCACAATGGGATGCGACGATGTATAGTTTTGGTACGATTCCACGTGGGGATACAGGTTACTTCTTCAACCAAGCGTTCCATGAAGATGGTTCAAGCAACAAAGGGGCATACAAAAATAAAGAAGTGACGGAAATGATTGACACATTGAATCATACTGTAGATAAAGCGCAACGTGAATCGCTCTCAAATGACATTATCGATAAAGCTGCACAAGATATTCCAGCAAGCTACATTACGTATAACGATACAGTAGATGGCATGAATAAAGATATAACGCACTTTAAAGCAACACCAGAAGGCATTTATTTAGTCGATGATAAGGTTGATATTCAAGATGCAAATTAA
- a CDS encoding epoxyqueuosine reductase QueH — protein sequence MIQAEQILEKMKNQKINYDKVLRKMIVNWERESERPSILLHSCCAPCSTYTLEFLTEYADVSIYFANPNIHPKNEYLRRARVQEQFVRDFNERTGNNVRYIEAPYEPHEFMKMAKSRGLTEEPEGGARCSACFGMRLEMVAEAAVELGYDYFGSAITLSPKKNAQLINEIGLDVQQLYDVKYLPSDFKKNKGYERSITMCQDYDIFRQCYCGCVFAAQQQGIDFKTINQQAKLFLEQLENKN from the coding sequence ATGATTCAAGCGGAACAAATTTTAGAAAAAATGAAAAATCAAAAGATCAATTATGACAAAGTTTTACGTAAGATGATTGTCAATTGGGAACGTGAAAGTGAGCGTCCTTCAATTCTGTTACATAGTTGTTGTGCACCATGTAGCACGTATACGTTAGAGTTTTTAACGGAATATGCGGATGTGTCCATTTATTTTGCGAATCCGAATATTCATCCGAAAAATGAATATTTGCGACGTGCGCGTGTTCAAGAACAATTTGTGCGTGATTTTAATGAAAGAACAGGCAACAATGTCCGCTATATTGAAGCGCCATATGAGCCTCATGAATTTATGAAAATGGCGAAATCTCGTGGTTTGACAGAAGAACCTGAAGGCGGTGCGAGATGTTCGGCATGTTTTGGTATGCGTTTAGAAATGGTGGCAGAAGCGGCTGTAGAACTTGGCTATGATTATTTTGGCAGTGCGATTACATTATCACCGAAGAAAAATGCACAGTTGATTAATGAAATTGGTTTAGACGTGCAACAATTGTATGATGTGAAATATTTACCGAGCGACTTTAAGAAAAATAAAGGCTATGAACGTTCGATTACGATGTGTCAAGACTATGATATTTTCCGTCAATGTTACTGTGGCTGTGTCTTTGCTGCTCAACAACAAGGTATTGATTTCAAAACGATTAACCAACAAGCAAAGTTATTTTTAGAACAATTAGAAAATAAAAATTAA
- the nikC gene encoding nickel transporter permease — protein sequence MMKQLRQLPKMVWVCALYVVLLLIAQFFVSTQSALEVKLSDQFLPMSSMHWLGTDDYGRDLFARLIIGARYTLLVSLVTIVMTVVIGVPIGMIAGFFKGKVEKIIMRIVDIGLSIPEFVLIIAMASLLKPSIWNIVWAMVWLRWMTYTRLTRTIVASIRDMDYIRMAKLYRVPTFRIMLRHFVPHVLPSILVVATVDFGKNILYISSLSFLGLGAQPPSPEWGAMLNAGRDFMTSNPILLFAPAVMIAVTILIFQLTGDALRDHFTQEEHRGHE from the coding sequence ATGATGAAGCAGTTACGACAATTACCAAAAATGGTATGGGTATGCGCGCTGTACGTCGTGTTACTCCTCATTGCACAATTTTTTGTTTCAACACAATCTGCATTAGAAGTGAAGTTGAGTGATCAGTTTTTACCAATGAGTTCGATGCATTGGTTAGGAACAGATGACTATGGGCGTGACTTGTTCGCACGCCTTATTATCGGTGCACGCTATACGCTGCTCGTGAGTTTAGTGACAATTGTAATGACGGTCGTTATCGGTGTGCCTATCGGTATGATTGCGGGATTTTTCAAAGGGAAAGTCGAAAAAATCATCATGCGCATCGTCGATATCGGTCTCAGTATTCCAGAATTTGTGCTTATTATTGCAATGGCGAGTTTGTTGAAGCCGAGTATTTGGAATATCGTTTGGGCGATGGTGTGGTTACGTTGGATGACGTATACAAGATTAACCCGTACGATTGTGGCGAGTATTCGTGATATGGACTATATCCGTATGGCAAAATTGTACCGAGTTCCGACGTTTCGCATTATGTTACGTCATTTTGTTCCACATGTTTTACCTTCTATTTTAGTCGTAGCGACAGTAGATTTCGGGAAAAACATTCTCTACATTTCATCGTTATCATTTTTAGGATTAGGGGCACAACCCCCATCACCGGAATGGGGCGCGATGTTAAATGCAGGTCGGGATTTCATGACATCCAATCCGATACTGCTGTTTGCGCCAGCTGTGATGATTGCTGTGACGATTTTAATCTTCCAATTGACTGGCGATGCGTTACGCGATCATTTTACACAAGAGGAGCATCGTGGACATGAATAA
- a CDS encoding ABC transporter ATP-binding protein, giving the protein MIKLEHITVQYKKVTALDDVSLEVGPHEIVGIVGESGSGKSTLAHVMLGELRAQQGQVASTFQRVLPILQHAIYAFNPKMTIARALNEALAFDASQRKAHQHYRDELIASMGLSHELMKRYPNALSGGQLQRFNVIRTLMLQPDLLICDEITANLDVIAEDRMAQQLKRHVERTHCAMVVISHDLAFLQKWVSRIVVMHQGRVVDAFPIDELFNEARDDYTKALLSIYE; this is encoded by the coding sequence ATGATTAAATTAGAACATATAACCGTGCAATATAAAAAGGTCACCGCTTTAGATGATGTGTCATTAGAAGTCGGACCGCATGAAATAGTTGGAATCGTCGGTGAAAGTGGGTCTGGAAAATCAACATTAGCGCATGTGATGTTAGGTGAATTGCGAGCCCAACAAGGTCAGGTCGCATCAACATTTCAGCGTGTACTGCCGATTTTACAACATGCCATTTACGCATTTAATCCTAAGATGACAATAGCGCGTGCATTAAATGAAGCATTGGCTTTTGATGCATCACAGCGTAAAGCACATCAACACTATCGTGATGAATTGATTGCGTCGATGGGATTGTCTCATGAGTTGATGAAGCGGTATCCGAATGCATTGAGTGGGGGACAATTGCAACGTTTCAATGTCATTCGTACATTAATGTTGCAACCAGATTTGTTGATTTGTGATGAGATTACAGCAAATTTAGATGTCATTGCAGAAGATCGAATGGCCCAGCAATTAAAACGACATGTCGAACGGACACATTGTGCTATGGTCGTCATTTCTCATGACTTGGCGTTTTTACAAAAATGGGTCTCACGGATTGTAGTAATGCATCAAGGGCGTGTCGTCGATGCTTTTCCAATAGATGAATTATTTAATGAAGCACGCGATGATTATACGAAAGCGTTGTTGTCGATTTATGAGTGA
- a CDS encoding bifunctional glycosyltransferase family 2 protein/CDP-glycerol:glycerophosphate glycerophosphotransferase encodes MNNLLTVIVPIFNAESYIEKTIKSLEKQTYQDFNLIIINDGSTDQTDAKLQSALGKYNKELEYIKLNQNQGHAYARNVGISKVYTPYFMFLDADDTLMPYTIETYMNYVSQSDVLFSKIDNFTLDLPVQNVDSNLVIAQGDVQGNEAFILKQHSASNFVFRTDTVKKFNITFNTTLSHYADWSFLIDYLKHISTYTFMQGLPFYHRGEVFDPFLKQPFSNHSFADYFPEYVRAFKVALKKSFNGNIQQFLLNHMLTTIRKDMDPNHKDIQQRYRQIQHTLSDLSRTLRPVLKKEKAVLFKIEMRLLNRKWYKLAWKMNRFRYFIRLMKIILLRRPQYHLAQYRLFNSPKSVLNNTIVFESFGGKHYSDSPKYVYEYMKKTYPQLNYYWIFKDINDTTLPSDIQKIQKGSSDYYKIFKKARVWVSNSRLPLYLEKKSNQTYIQTWHGTPLKRLANDMKQVRLPGTTTELYKRNFYAATRRWDYLISPNSYSTEIFQSAFWMDKDKILEVGYPRNDILVNHEHDVILQQQVKDELHIPKDKKVVLYAPTWRDDEYKEAGHYTFDLPFDLQQFYEQFGDTHVILLRMHYFISNQLSLKGYEDFAIDVSNYNDISKLYLISDCLITDYSSVMFDYGILKRPQLFFPYDIEKYASELRGFYINYHTDLPGPIYTNPDALIEGLKNIDQIRETYQDKIEAFHQRFCSNENGRASQYIGDMIYNEIQKSLD; translated from the coding sequence ATGAATAATTTACTAACTGTTATTGTCCCGATATTTAATGCTGAATCATACATTGAAAAGACAATCAAATCACTTGAGAAACAAACATACCAAGACTTTAATCTCATCATCATTAATGACGGTTCAACAGATCAAACCGACGCGAAATTACAAAGCGCATTAGGAAAGTATAACAAAGAGTTAGAATATATCAAACTCAATCAAAATCAAGGGCATGCTTATGCTAGAAATGTCGGTATATCTAAAGTATACACACCTTATTTCATGTTCTTAGATGCTGATGACACTTTAATGCCTTATACGATAGAAACCTACATGAATTACGTGAGCCAGTCTGATGTGTTGTTTTCAAAAATTGATAATTTTACGTTAGACCTTCCAGTTCAAAACGTTGATTCCAATCTTGTAATCGCACAAGGTGATGTACAAGGTAATGAAGCCTTTATTTTAAAGCAACATTCAGCTTCTAATTTCGTATTTCGCACAGACACTGTAAAAAAGTTTAATATAACATTTAACACAACTTTAAGCCATTATGCCGATTGGTCATTTTTAATTGATTACTTAAAACATATTTCAACTTACACTTTCATGCAGGGCCTACCTTTTTACCATCGTGGTGAAGTGTTCGACCCTTTTTTAAAACAGCCCTTTTCCAATCATTCATTCGCAGACTATTTTCCAGAATATGTTCGTGCGTTTAAAGTTGCGTTAAAAAAAAGTTTTAATGGCAACATTCAACAGTTTTTGCTCAATCATATGCTTACAACCATTCGCAAAGATATGGACCCTAATCATAAAGATATTCAACAACGTTATCGTCAAATTCAGCATACGTTAAGCGATTTGTCTCGTACACTTCGTCCAGTATTAAAAAAAGAGAAAGCCGTGCTTTTCAAAATTGAAATGCGCTTACTCAATCGAAAATGGTACAAGTTGGCATGGAAAATGAATCGTTTCCGATATTTCATTCGTCTTATGAAGATTATTCTATTACGACGTCCACAATATCATCTTGCACAATATCGATTATTCAACTCACCTAAAAGCGTCCTAAATAACACGATTGTATTTGAGTCTTTTGGTGGCAAACATTATAGTGATAGTCCGAAATATGTTTATGAGTACATGAAGAAAACGTATCCTCAGCTCAACTATTACTGGATTTTCAAGGATATTAACGACACAACGCTCCCGAGTGATATCCAAAAAATTCAAAAAGGAAGCTCAGATTATTATAAAATTTTCAAAAAAGCGCGGGTATGGGTTTCTAACTCAAGACTTCCGTTATATTTAGAAAAAAAGTCAAATCAAACATATATTCAAACGTGGCATGGTACGCCTTTGAAGCGACTTGCAAATGATATGAAACAGGTACGTCTTCCTGGAACTACAACAGAACTGTATAAGAGGAATTTCTATGCTGCTACTCGACGTTGGGATTACTTGATTTCACCAAACTCATATTCTACTGAAATTTTTCAATCTGCATTCTGGATGGATAAAGACAAAATTTTAGAAGTTGGTTATCCACGTAATGATATTTTAGTGAATCATGAACACGATGTTATTTTGCAACAACAAGTCAAGGATGAATTGCATATTCCTAAAGATAAAAAAGTCGTGTTGTATGCACCGACTTGGCGTGATGATGAATATAAAGAAGCAGGTCATTACACATTCGATTTGCCTTTTGACCTACAACAATTTTATGAGCAGTTTGGAGATACGCACGTTATCTTATTAAGAATGCATTACTTTATTTCGAATCAATTGTCACTTAAAGGCTATGAAGATTTTGCGATTGATGTGTCGAATTATAATGACATTTCGAAGTTGTACTTAATTAGTGACTGTTTAATCACGGATTACTCCTCAGTGATGTTTGATTATGGTATTTTGAAGCGTCCACAACTGTTCTTTCCTTATGATATTGAAAAATATGCGTCAGAATTACGTGGCTTTTACATCAATTACCATACTGATTTGCCAGGCCCTATTTACACAAATCCAGACGCATTAATTGAAGGTTTAAAAAATATTGATCAAATTCGTGAAACGTACCAAGACAAGATTGAAGCATTTCACCAACGTTTTTGTTCAAACGAAAATGGACGTGCATCACAGTATATTGGCGACATGATATATAATGAAATTCAGAAAAGTTTAGATTAA
- a CDS encoding ATP-binding cassette domain-containing protein, whose translation MNKLLDINNLTVRQGERHVIESLDMTLYASKVNVLIGESGAGKSMLIKALLGALPEPFEMTYDEWHYHGKSVTSLKPYLGKQVGYISQDYTHSFNDHTPIGKQLIRIYRQHYKVSRQEASHQVQKALQWVGLEHLDMRKRYRFMLSGGQLERVLIASVMMLEPTLIIADEPTAALDAVTGHQIMTLLHHLAEAHDVTLFVVTHNLTHVKRFSDYLYVLQHGRIVDHGDDVYFKSADIHPYSAHLFEHRSQLKQGE comes from the coding sequence ATGAATAAGTTATTAGACATAAACAACTTAACTGTACGACAAGGTGAACGGCATGTCATTGAAAGTCTCGATATGACCCTTTATGCTTCAAAAGTGAACGTCCTCATCGGTGAAAGTGGTGCGGGGAAAAGTATGTTGATTAAAGCGTTGCTCGGTGCTTTACCAGAACCTTTTGAAATGACGTACGATGAATGGCATTATCACGGAAAAAGTGTCACATCATTGAAACCATATCTAGGCAAACAAGTCGGGTACATTTCACAAGATTATACGCACAGTTTTAATGACCATACACCGATTGGAAAGCAGCTCATTCGGATTTATCGTCAGCATTACAAAGTATCACGTCAAGAAGCGTCGCACCAAGTTCAAAAAGCACTTCAATGGGTGGGATTAGAGCATCTCGATATGCGTAAACGTTATCGCTTCATGCTGTCAGGAGGGCAACTGGAACGCGTCCTCATTGCGAGTGTTATGATGTTAGAACCGACACTCATTATCGCAGACGAACCTACTGCTGCATTAGATGCTGTTACAGGTCACCAAATCATGACATTGTTGCACCACCTTGCTGAAGCACACGACGTCACGTTATTCGTCGTGACGCATAACTTAACCCATGTGAAACGATTTAGTGATTATCTTTATGTGTTGCAACACGGGCGTATCGTGGATCATGGTGATGATGTCTATTTCAAATCTGCAGACATCCATCCGTACAGTGCGCATTTATTCGAACATCGAAGTCAGTTAAAGCAAGGTGAGTGA